A window from Herbaspirillum sp. meg3 encodes these proteins:
- a CDS encoding thioesterase family protein: MFSKNYEVDPKHIDFQGVVDGLYYPFYMEWTRHAFMKEALGIDIEAEFAQGKIYMVLEYSLRFRKSLKKDDRLEVTCQLEKNEKRNRVNFVQEIKVDGVTYAEATFVATCLFNGRPSMPEAVVNALAL; encoded by the coding sequence ATGTTTTCAAAGAATTATGAAGTTGATCCTAAACATATCGATTTTCAGGGCGTGGTCGACGGCCTCTATTATCCGTTTTATATGGAGTGGACAAGGCACGCGTTCATGAAAGAAGCACTGGGCATTGATATTGAAGCAGAGTTCGCCCAGGGGAAAATCTACATGGTGCTTGAATACTCTCTGCGCTTCCGAAAAAGCCTCAAGAAGGACGATCGATTAGAGGTTACTTGTCAGCTTGAAAAAAACGAAAAACGCAATCGTGTCAATTTCGTTCAAGAGATTAAAGTTGACGGCGTCACCTATGCAGAGGCTACGTTTGTCGCGACTTGCCTTTTCAACGGCCGTCCATCGATGCCAGAGGCAGTGGTGAATGCGTTGGCGCTCTAG